One part of the Equus asinus isolate D_3611 breed Donkey chromosome 6, EquAss-T2T_v2, whole genome shotgun sequence genome encodes these proteins:
- the ODC1 gene encoding ornithine decarboxylase translates to MNNFSNGEFDCHFLDEGFTAKDILDQKINEVSSSDDKDAFYVADLGDILKKHLRWLKALPRVTPFYAVKCNDSRTIVKTLAAIGTGFDCASKTEIQLVQSLGVPPERIIYANPCKQVSQIKYAANNGVQMMTFDSEVELMKVARAHPKAKLVLRIATDDSKAVCRLSVKFGATLKTSRLLLERAKELNIDVIGVSFHVGSGCTDPETFVQAISDARCVFDMGAEIGFNMYLLDIGGGFPGSEDVKLKFEEVTSVINPALDKYFPSDSGVRVIAEPGRYYVASAFTLAVNIIAKKLVLKEQTGSDDEDESSEQTFMYYVNDGVYGSFNCILYDHAHVKPLLQKRPKPDEKYYSSSIWGPTCDGLDRIVERCNLPEMQVGDWMLFENMGAYTVAAASTFNGFQRPTIYYVMSGPTWQLMQQIQNHDFPPEVEEQDVSTLPVSCAWESGMKRHPAACASASINV, encoded by the exons ATGAACAACTTTAGTAATGGAGAGTTTGACTGCCATTTTCTCGATGAAGGCTTTACTGCCAAGGACATTCTGGACcaaaaaattaatgaagtttcttcttct GATGATAAGGATGCCTTCTATGTTGCGGACCTGGGAGACATTCTAAAGAAGCACCTGAGGTGGTTAAAAGCTCTTCCTCGGGTCACCCCCTTCTATGCAGTCAAGTGCAATGACAGCAGAACCATCGTGAAGACCCTGGCTGCCATCGGGACCGGGTTTGACTGTGCCAGCAAG ACTGAAATACAACTGGTGCAGAGTCTCGGGGTGCCTCCGGAGAGGATTATCTACGCAAATCCTTGTAAACAAGTGTCCCAGATTAAGTATGCTGCCAATAACGGAGTCCAGATGATGACTTTTGATAGTGAGGTCGAGTTGATGAAAGTTGCCCGGGCACATCCAAAGGCAAA GTTGGTTTTGCGGATTGCTACCGATGATTCCAAAGCAGTCTGTCGCCTCAGTGTTAAATTTGGTGCCACACTCAAAACCAGCAGGCTTCTTTTGGAACGGGCGAAAGAGCTAAATATTGACGTCATTGGTGTCAG CTTCCATGTGGGAAGTGGCTGCACTGACCCGGAGACCTTCGTGCAGGCCATCTCTGATGCCCGCTGTGTCTTTGACATGGGG GCTGAGATTGGTTTCAACATGTATCTGCTTGATATTGGTGGTGGCTTTCCTGGATCTGAGGATGTAAAGCTTAAATTTGAAGAG GTCACCAGTGTGATCAACCCAGCGCTGGATAAGTATTTTCCGTCAGACTCGGGAGTGAGAGTCATAGCTGAGCCAGGCAGATACTACGTTGCATCAGCTTTCACGCTCGCAGTTAATATCATTGCGAAAAAACTCGTATTAAAGGAACAAACAGGATCTGATG ATGAAGATGAGTCGAGTGAACAGACCTTTATGTATTACGTGAACGATGGAGTATATGGATCATTTAATTGCATCCTTTATGATCATGCACACGTGAAGCCTCTTCTGCAAAAG AGACCCAAACCAGATGAGAAGTATTATTCATCCAGCATATGGGGACCGACGTGTGACGGCCTCGATCGCATTGTTGAGCGCTGTAACTTGCCCGAGATGCAGGTGGGCGATTGGATGCTCTTTGAAAACATGGGTGCTTATACTGTTGCTGCTGCTTCGACTTTCAACGGATTCCAGAGGCCAACTATCTACTATGTCATGTCAGGGCCAACATG GCAACTGATGCAGCAAATCCAGAACCACGACTTCCCGCCTGAAGTGGAGGAGCAGGACGTCAGCACTCTGCCTGTGTCCTGTGCTTGGGAGAGTGGGATGAAGCGGCACCCAGCAGCCTGTGCTTCGGCCAGCATTAACGTGTAG